AAAAAGAAAAGCACTTAAAGCTTACAAACCTGGAACTCCAATAACTGATGAACAGTTAGATAAAATCATTGAAGCAGGAAGATTAGCTCCAACTGCTAACAACGTTCAAGACAACACTGTTATTGTCTTACGTAGTCCTGAAGCTCGTGAAAAGTACAAGAAAGGATTACATGACTTTAACCAACAGTATGCTACCACTGGAGAAGTAATTGTAATCTTTGTAGGTGTCCCTTGAGAGATGGTTGCTAAAAATGATGGTCAATGAATTTATGATGTTGATGTCCATGAGTATGATGCTCCTGAAGAAACCAAGCGAAAAATTGTCGAAGGGGTTCTGACTTATTACAAAACCAGATCAAGTTATGCTGATGTGCTAGACATTTATTCTAGTGCAATAATGTTTGCTTATATGAGTTTAGAAGCTACCGAATTGGGCTTTGGTACTACCCCAATGTTGGGAATTGCTAAAAATGATTTGGAAAAGATGTTGTTAGCTGATAAGTTAATTCAACCAGGACAACGGGTAAATTTAGCCTTAGCGATTGGATATGAAGATGAAGATAATGAACGAAACAAAATTCATACTCGGATTCGTATGCCCAAAGAAAAACAATTTAAGATTTTATAATTATCAAAAAATGTAGTCAAGAATAACTACATTTTTTTATCTTAAATTAGTTAGAAAATTTTCTGCTGATTTTCTTCAAAAATTACTGTCATTTCTCACCAGATATCTATAATGAACTGTGAGAAAGGAGAGAGAAAATGGATATTTCTAACAAAGATAAACAAGTTTGAGACAAAGCTAAGAGTTGTTATTGTGCCATCCAAGATTGTGCTGATAATCATAAGTTATGCGGAATTTGTGATGAAACAATGATTTATGGAGCTCATGAATCAGTACAACCAAATAGCGAATATTCTTGAAATGTTGATCATATTATTCCTTCATCATATGGTGGTGGCGATGGTATTAACAACTTACAAGCAGTTCATGTAGATTGCAATCAAGCTAAAGCTGATCACTAATAATCATTAGGCAAATGACACTTATCAATCTCTTAAGCGAATGGGACCCCTCCCTGCTTAAGAGATTTTTTTATTTTGCTATCTTAGGGGGGTGGAAGGTAGTTGTCTGCCTTAGATTTTTTCTAGAATAAGAAGTTTTTTCCTTTTTTCTGTTTGTGCAAATTCTATTATATGTTTCAAAAAGAAACATATAATAGAATAATAGAAAGAAGGGTTAGTTCTTTGAAATTATCCTCGAAGAAGAAAAAGGTTTGAAAACGCGCTAAACACTGTCATTGTAATGTTCAAGATTGTGCTCAAAATCACCGCTTGTGTGCTTTATGTCGTCAAACCATTATTTATACTGCTTATGAAAGTAATCAACCCCATAGTGAATATGCTTGAAACATTGATCATATTAAACCAAAATCACGGGGTGGAACTAATAAATTAAGTAATTTACAAGCAACTCACGTACGGTGCAACCTTGCAGCTGCTGATAAGCTTGATGATTAATTAACAATAAAAAAACCACCATTAACGGTGGTTTTTAACTGCAACAGCACAAGGCTGACAGTAATTATTTAAGCGCTGCATGTGCATCACATTCTTTCTAACTTATACTTTAATTATACTCTTATAATGAGATAATTAAGAGAGTTATCAAGCGTTAATTTTCACACTTTTTAATGACTTTTTTCTAGTTGTTGTAACCTTTGTTTTAGTGCCAATCCAGCACTAAAACCACCTAACTCCCCACTTTTACGGTTAACCCGATGACAAGGAATCATGATTAATAAGGGGTTTTTACCAACAGTGGTCGCAACATAACGCACCGCTTTGGGGTTATTGATTCTTGTGGCTAATTCAGAATAAGCAATGATTTCTTGATACTTCACTTTGGCAAGTTCTTTTCAGATGATGATTTCTTGCTCAGAACCATAAAGTTTAAAGGGAAAGGTTAATTCCTTGATTTTTCCTTGAAAATATTGCTCAAGTTGTTCTAAGGCTTGGTCGTTAACCAGGGTTGGTTGCTTAACCAAATTAATTGCTTCAATTTCAAAAGAGAAGTGATGATGAATTCAGGTTTTGAGTTTTTCATCAAAGTTCTCATGAGCAGAAATATAAATAATCTGGTGATCTAACTCTAAAACTGTAAAGAGATAGTCTTCAATTCTCCGACTGTTAATAATTCATGTTGTCTTCATTTTTGTTCTTTTCCTTGGCGTATTCTCTTTAATTGTAATAAAAAAGTTAGTCATAAGACTAACTTTATTGTTAATTTACTTGACCATCAGCACGCGCACATGCTTGA
This genomic stretch from Mesoplasma sp. JKS002658 harbors:
- a CDS encoding nitroreductase family protein encodes the protein MNVFDAIKKRKALKAYKPGTPITDEQLDKIIEAGRLAPTANNVQDNTVIVLRSPEAREKYKKGLHDFNQQYATTGEVIVIFVGVPWEMVAKNDGQWIYDVDVHEYDAPEETKRKIVEGVLTYYKTRSSYADVLDIYSSAIMFAYMSLEATELGFGTTPMLGIAKNDLEKMLLADKLIQPGQRVNLALAIGYEDEDNERNKIHTRIRMPKEKQFKIL
- a CDS encoding HNH endonuclease, which translates into the protein MDISNKDKQVWDKAKSCYCAIQDCADNHKLCGICDETMIYGAHESVQPNSEYSWNVDHIIPSSYGGGDGINNLQAVHVDCNQAKADH
- a CDS encoding HNH endonuclease — its product is MKLSSKKKKVWKRAKHCHCNVQDCAQNHRLCALCRQTIIYTAYESNQPHSEYAWNIDHIKPKSRGGTNKLSNLQATHVRCNLAAADKLDD
- a CDS encoding methylated-DNA--[protein]-cysteine S-methyltransferase, producing MKTTWIINSRRIEDYLFTVLELDHQIIYISAHENFDEKLKTWIHHHFSFEIEAINLVKQPTLVNDQALEQLEQYFQGKIKELTFPFKLYGSEQEIIIWKELAKVKYQEIIAYSELATRINNPKAVRYVATTVGKNPLLIMIPCHRVNRKSGELGGFSAGLALKQRLQQLEKSH